One Osmerus mordax isolate fOsmMor3 chromosome 25, fOsmMor3.pri, whole genome shotgun sequence DNA window includes the following coding sequences:
- the esama gene encoding endothelial cell adhesion molecule a isoform X2 yields the protein MPQASVEVTQGRKVVLQAWYSPNTNMERNIIIWNYVANNSKLIISYTPDSLSFGESPLQGRVGFTATMPSTNVSLYINNTKESDSGRYMCQVIFPGTGIVSGLGTTTLNVKVPPAVPECSLSGKPVLKANVSLSCMSGSGKPVPVYRWQKTTPESQYFFAPHQNEVTGVLRLTNLSSNMSGKYVCTSSNTAGEERCYINLEVITSTNSGMIAGATVGSVFGFIFIILFLIFLLKRRRDTEEDLANDIKEDAQAPKRVSWAKSGSGSDIISKNGTLSSITSSPHQRAPYHHHPALQQYPQRPPSDTASVLTTAGSTAGYRPRQASSTPTPAYGYSSNSAPRGEPASNGSSLARTERSTPLPQTHPQTYAQVPRPPPLPSSVVTASNISRMGGVPIMVPAQNQAGSLV from the exons ATGCCCCAGGCCAGCGTGGAGGTGACCCAGGGCAGGAAGGTGGTGCTACAGGCCTGGTACAGCCCCAACACCAACATGGAGAGGAACATCATCATCTGGAACTATGTAGCCAACAACTCCAAACTG atcaTCTCCTACACCCCAGACTCGCTGAGCTTTGGGGAGTCTCCTCTTCAGGGTCGTGTTGGCTTCACAGCCACCATGCCCTCCACCAACGTGTCGCTCTACATCAACAACACGAAGGAGTCGGACTCTGGACGCTACATGTGTCAGGTCATCTTTCCTGGAACAGGCATCGTTTCTGGATTAGGCACCACCACCCTCAACGTCAAGG tgCCCCCTGCTGTTCCGGAGTGTTCCTTGTCGGGGAAGCCTGTCCTGAAGGCCAACGTATCTCTGAGCTGCATGTCCGGCTCTGGGAAGCCCGTCCCCGTCTACAGGTGGCAGAAAACCACGCCAGAGTCCCAGTACTTCTTCGCTCCGCACCAGA ATGAGGTAACAGGCGTTCTGAGGCTGACCAACCTGAGCAGCAACATGTCAGGGAAGTACGTGTGTACCTCCAGCAACACAGCAGGGGAGGAGCGCTGCTACATCAACCTGGAGGTTATCAcct ccACTAACTCAGGGATGATTGCTGGAGCCACAGTCGGCTCAGTGTTCggcttcatcttcatcatcctcttcctcatcttcctcctgaagaggaggagagacacggaGGAAGATCTGGCCAATGACATTAA ggaggaCGCCCAGGCTCCCAAGCGCGTCTCGTGGGCTAAGAGCGGCTCAGGGTCTGACATCATCTCTAAGAACggcaccctctcctccatcacctccagccctcaccagAGGGcaccctaccaccaccaccccgcgCTGCAGCAGTACCCCCAGCGCCCGCCCTCCGACACCGCCTCTGTCCTCACCACCGCCGGCAGCACGGCCGGCTACCGGCCCCGCCaagcctcctccacccccacccccgcctaCGGCTACAGCAGCAACAGCGCGCCGCGCGGTGAGCCGGCCAGTAATGGCAGCTCTCTGGCCAGAACAGAGCGCTCCacgcccctcccccagacccaccCCCAGACCTACGCCCAggtgccccgccccccacctctgccctcctccgtgGTCACGGCCTCCAACAtctccaggatggggggggtgcCCATCATGGTGCCGGCCCAGAACCAAGCGGGCTCTCtggtgtag
- the esama gene encoding endothelial cell adhesion molecule a isoform X1: MEMYTRKLGTLLSLTLLFAFTGVLAELQMPQASVEVTQGRKVVLQAWYSPNTNMERNIIIWNYVANNSKLIISYTPDSLSFGESPLQGRVGFTATMPSTNVSLYINNTKESDSGRYMCQVIFPGTGIVSGLGTTTLNVKVPPAVPECSLSGKPVLKANVSLSCMSGSGKPVPVYRWQKTTPESQYFFAPHQNEVTGVLRLTNLSSNMSGKYVCTSSNTAGEERCYINLEVITSTNSGMIAGATVGSVFGFIFIILFLIFLLKRRRDTEEDLANDIKEDAQAPKRVSWAKSGSGSDIISKNGTLSSITSSPHQRAPYHHHPALQQYPQRPPSDTASVLTTAGSTAGYRPRQASSTPTPAYGYSSNSAPRGEPASNGSSLARTERSTPLPQTHPQTYAQVPRPPPLPSSVVTASNISRMGGVPIMVPAQNQAGSLV; encoded by the exons GCGTCCTGGCTGAGCTACAGATGCCCCAGGCCAGCGTGGAGGTGACCCAGGGCAGGAAGGTGGTGCTACAGGCCTGGTACAGCCCCAACACCAACATGGAGAGGAACATCATCATCTGGAACTATGTAGCCAACAACTCCAAACTG atcaTCTCCTACACCCCAGACTCGCTGAGCTTTGGGGAGTCTCCTCTTCAGGGTCGTGTTGGCTTCACAGCCACCATGCCCTCCACCAACGTGTCGCTCTACATCAACAACACGAAGGAGTCGGACTCTGGACGCTACATGTGTCAGGTCATCTTTCCTGGAACAGGCATCGTTTCTGGATTAGGCACCACCACCCTCAACGTCAAGG tgCCCCCTGCTGTTCCGGAGTGTTCCTTGTCGGGGAAGCCTGTCCTGAAGGCCAACGTATCTCTGAGCTGCATGTCCGGCTCTGGGAAGCCCGTCCCCGTCTACAGGTGGCAGAAAACCACGCCAGAGTCCCAGTACTTCTTCGCTCCGCACCAGA ATGAGGTAACAGGCGTTCTGAGGCTGACCAACCTGAGCAGCAACATGTCAGGGAAGTACGTGTGTACCTCCAGCAACACAGCAGGGGAGGAGCGCTGCTACATCAACCTGGAGGTTATCAcct ccACTAACTCAGGGATGATTGCTGGAGCCACAGTCGGCTCAGTGTTCggcttcatcttcatcatcctcttcctcatcttcctcctgaagaggaggagagacacggaGGAAGATCTGGCCAATGACATTAA ggaggaCGCCCAGGCTCCCAAGCGCGTCTCGTGGGCTAAGAGCGGCTCAGGGTCTGACATCATCTCTAAGAACggcaccctctcctccatcacctccagccctcaccagAGGGcaccctaccaccaccaccccgcgCTGCAGCAGTACCCCCAGCGCCCGCCCTCCGACACCGCCTCTGTCCTCACCACCGCCGGCAGCACGGCCGGCTACCGGCCCCGCCaagcctcctccacccccacccccgcctaCGGCTACAGCAGCAACAGCGCGCCGCGCGGTGAGCCGGCCAGTAATGGCAGCTCTCTGGCCAGAACAGAGCGCTCCacgcccctcccccagacccaccCCCAGACCTACGCCCAggtgccccgccccccacctctgccctcctccgtgGTCACGGCCTCCAACAtctccaggatggggggggtgcCCATCATGGTGCCGGCCCAGAACCAAGCGGGCTCTCtggtgtag